Proteins co-encoded in one Malus sylvestris chromosome 7, drMalSylv7.2, whole genome shotgun sequence genomic window:
- the LOC126627655 gene encoding F-box protein At3g54460-like isoform X1, which produces MDDDTSSFSDHKLCGFLCAVLTVTSSPDPRQTPPFGTRFQISQSDVNFTSPNGVVLSPVDSIPSADVIPVQDSKQCEVLVRELGRKRRNPEAGLKNVGMRRSRRSIGLVHGSISVVHQLHALVVNKCLMIDARLVRVEAGVSGEVRAVVLVDVYLPIALLAGWQFPRSGSIAGALFRHLSSDWGERSAMLNSGDYLENTLGANRSIWNLSDCHVFGCKLHHNFTDTSKKRLFELHEIFKSLPSVAKTGKAGSSRIQSCDDSCRSGICEISDDILLNILAALNPTDLVRVSATCCHLRLLAVSIMPCMKLKLFPHQQAAVEWMLQRERNADILPHPLYSSFSTEDGFSFYINTISGKIDTGVAPTVNDFHGGMFCDEPGLGKTITALSLILKTQGTLANPPVGVHVNWCTHNGDPRSGYYELNGDYVADRRMLMEKRDSGQNSQNYIWDSKYQRSKRARLVLHDEKITGFNNSCPGPYGKGMETPAAAYSDPAVGGVRCTRSLSGISKNLFPTFEGASSNASKSSRKRRPRKVKADKYDYKDSWVQCDACCKWRKLPASIADASEAWFCSMNADPFYQSCSVPEEAWDNCLPITHLLGFCTKGTIGGEEQNVRFFVSVLKEHYALINSITKKSLIWLTNLSPDKLSAMETNGLRSPFMSTCVAPGEDAHGFQKIFQAFGLKRRVEKGVNRWFYPRNLDNMSFDVAALRIALCSPLDSVRLYLSRATLIVVPSNLVDHWNTQIQKHVRPGHLRVYVWNDNRKPSAHSLAWDYDVVITTFNRLSAEWGLRKKSAMMQVHWLRVMLDEGHTLGSSLSLTNKMQMAVSLMASNRWILTGTPTPNTPNSQLSHLQPLLKFLHEEAYGQNHKSWEAGILRPFEAKMEEGQSRLLHLLHRCMISARKVDLLAIPPCIKKVTYLDFTEEHARSYNELVVTVRRNILMADWNDPSHVESLLNPKQWKFRSATIGNVRLSCCVAGHIKVTEAGEDIQETMDILVENGLDPMSEEYAYIKYYLVYGGNCVRCKEWCRLPVITPCRHLLCLDCVALDSERCTFPGCGNLYEMQTPDELARPENLNPKWPVPKDLIELQPSYKQDNWDPDWQSTSSSKVAYIVEKLKALQEANRKFFCPPDCNDNSLHTENILSEISDSKGSMQIHDFKMSTKTQETNLEKVLVFSQFLEHIHVIEQQLAIAGIKYAGMYSPLHASNKMKSLAMFQHDPSCTVLLMDGSAALGLDLSFVTHVFLMEPIWDRSMEEQVVSRAHRMGATRPIHVETLAMRGTIEEQMLEFLQFSSFVLFIAPLSLWSCVCLSLWLGGQCACMTPTFLQYMYVSIVYLYFFEILRFQY; this is translated from the exons ATGGATGACGATACGTCGTCGTTCTCCGACCACAAGCTCTGCGGCTTCCTCTGCGCCGTTCTCACTGTCACTTCCTCCCCGGATCCCCGCCAAACCCCACCTTTCGGCACCCGCTTTCAAATTTCCCAGTCCGACGTCAATTTCACTTCCCCAAACGGCGTCGTCCTCTCCCCCGTGGACTCAATTCCCTCAGCCGATGTCATCCCGGTTCAGGACTCCAAGCAATGCGAGGTTCTGGTTCGGGAATTggggaggaagaggaggaaccCGGAGGCGGGGTTGAAGAATGTTGGGATGAGGAGGAGCAGGAGGAGCATAGGGCTGGTGCACGGGAGCATTAGCGTGGTGCACCAGCTCCACGCATTGGTTGTGAACAAGTGCTTGATGATCGATGCTCGGTTGGTTCGGGTTGAGGCTGGAGTCAGTGGAGAGGTCAGGGCTGTGGTGCTGGTCGATGTCTATCTCCCAATTGCATTGCTGGCTGGCTGGCAGTTCCCGAGATCCGGCTCCATCGCCGGAGCTCTGTTTCGACATTTGAG TTCTGACTGGGGAGAGAGAAGCGCAATGCTCAACAGCGGAGATTATCTTGAAAATACTTTAGGAGCTAACAGAAGCATATGGAATCTTTCAGATTGTCACGTTTTCGGTTGCAAGCTGCATCATAATTTCACGGATACTTCAAAGAAAAGGCTATTTGAACTTCACGAAATTTTTAAGAGCTTACCTAGTGTTGCAAAAACAGGAAAAGCTGGTTCTTCTAGAATACAATCCTGTGACGACTCTTGCAGATCTGGTATTTGTGAGATATCTGATGACATTTTACTTAATATTCTAGCTGCACTTAACCCAACTGACCTTGTTAGGGTGTCTGCAACCTGCTGCCATCTGAGACTGTTGGCCGTCTCAATCATGCCATGcatgaaacttaaacttttTCCTCATCAGCAGGCAGCAGTAGAGTGGATGCTACAGCGTGAGAGAAATGCTGACATCCTGCCACATCCTTTGTACTCGTCTTTCTCAACTGAAGATGGATTTTCTTTCTACATAAACACCATCTCTGGGAAAATAGACACTGGGGTAGCTCCCACTGTGAATGATTTTCATGGGGGAATGTTCTGTGATGAGCCCGGATTAGGCAAGACTATAACTGCTCTTTCCCTTATTCTAAAGACACAGGGAACACTGGCAAATCCACCAGTCGGGGTACATGTCAACTGGTGTACACATAATGGTGACCCAAGAAGTGGTTATTATGAGCTTAATGGTGATTATGTTGCTGACAGGAGGATGCTTATGGAAAAGAGGGACAGCGGTCAGAATTCTCAAAATTATATTTGGGATTCCAAATACCAACGATCCAAAAGAGCCAGGCTAGTTCTTCATGATGAGAAAATTACAGGATTTAATAATTCATGTCCTGGACCTTATGGTAAAGGAATGGAAACACCAGCAGCTGCATACTCCGATCCAGCAGTGGGTGGGGTTCGATGCACCAGGAGCTTGAGCGGCATCAGTAAAAATCTTTTTCCCACATTTGAAGGTGCATCTAGCAATGCGAGCAAAAGTTCTAGGAAAAGGAGGCCTAGGAAGGTTAAGGCAGATAAGTATGATTATAAGGACTCCTGGGTTCAGTGTGATGCTTGCTGCAAGTGGCGGAAGCTTCCAGCTAGTATTGCTGATGCTAGTGAAGCATGGTTTTGTAGCATGAATGCTGATCCTTTCTACCAAAGTTGTAGCGTTCCTGAAGAAGCCTGGGATAATTGCCTTCCAATAACACATTTACTGGGATTTTGCACAAAAGGAACCATTGGAGGAGAGGAACAAAATGTTCGTTTCTTCGTTAGTGTGCTTAAAGAGCATTATGCGTTGATAAATTCCATAACAAAGAAATCCTTAATTTGGTTGACTAACCTTTCTCCTGACAAGCTCTCGGCAATGGAGACAAATGGTTTGCGAAGTCCTTTCATGAGCACTTGCGTGGCGCCTGGTGAAGATGCCCATGGGtttcaaaaaatatttcaagCATTTGGTCTCAAAAGAAGAGTAGAAAAGGGTGTTAATAGGTGGTTTTACCCACGAAATCTTGACAATATGAGTTTTGACGTTGCTGCTCTCAGAATTGCTCTTTGTTCACCATTGGATTCAGTCAGGCTATATCTTTCTAGGGCAACCCTAATTGTTGTTCCATCAAATTTAGTTGATCATTGGAACACTCAAATTCAGAAGCATGTAAGGCCTGGTCATCTACGAGTTTACGTTTGGAATGATAATAGGAAGCCTTCTGCACACAGTCTGGCCTGGGACTATGATGTTGTCATAACCACATTCAACCGTTTAAGTGCAGAGTGGGGCCTTCGGAAGAAAAGTGCAATGATGCAAGTGCACTGGCTTAGAGTCATGCTAGATGAGGGGCACACTCTTGGCTCAAGTCTTAGCTTGACAAACAAAATGCAGATGGCAGTTTCATTGATGGCTTCAAACCGTTGGATATTGACTGGAACTCCAACTCCTAATACACCCAACAGTCAACTCTCACATCTTCAACCATTGCTCAAGTTCCTTCACGAGGAAGCTTATGGGCAGAATCATAAATCATGGGAAGCTGGGATTCTTAGGCCTTTTGAAGCAAAGATGGAAGAAGGACAATCACGTTTGTTGCATTTACTGCATAGGTGTATGATTAGTGCAAGAAAGGTAGATTTGCTGGCTATCCCACCCTGCATCAAGAAAGTTACTTATCTTGATTTTACCGAGGAACATGCAAGAAGTTACAACGAATTGGTAGTTACAGTGCGGCGTAATATATTAATGGCTGACTGGAACGATCCTTCTCATGTTGAGAGTCTTTTGAATCCAAAGCAATGGAAGTTTCGAAGTGCAACTATTGGAAATGTCAGGCTATCGTGCTGCGTGGCTGGGCATATAAAAGTAACAGAAGCTGGTGAAGATATTCAGGAAACGATGGATATTCTAGTTGAGAATGGTCTAGATCCCATGTCAGAGGAGTATGCTTATATAAAATATTATCTTGTTTACGGCGGCAACTGTGTGAG gTGCAAGGAATGGTGTCGGTTACCTGTCATTACGCCATGTAGGCATCTTTTGTGCCTCGATTGTGTTGCTTTGGACAGTGAACGGTGTACATTTCCTGGCTGTGGCAATTTATATGAGATGCAAACTCCTGATGAATTAGCTCGACCAGAAAATCTCAATCCAAAATGGCCTGTTCCTAAAGATCTTATTGAGCTACAACCCTCATATAAACAG GATAACTGGGATCCTGATTGGCAGTCAACATCTAGCAGTAAAGTCGCCTATATTGTAGAGAAATTGAAAGCATTGCAGGAAGCTAACAGAAAATTTTTTTGCCCTCCAGATTGCAATGATAATTCCTTGCACACTGAAAATATACTGTCTGAGATAAGTGATTCAAAAGGATCAATGCAAATCCACGACTTTAAAATGAGCACCAAGACTCAAGAGACAAACTTGGAAAAAGTTTTGGTATTTTCTCAATTTCTTGAGCATATACATGTTATTGAACAGCAG TTGGCGATTGCTGGTATTAAATATGCTGGGATGTATAGCCCATTGCATGCTAGCAACAAG ATGAAGTCATTGGCCATGTTCCAGCATGATCCTAGTTGCACAGTTCTTTTGATGGATGGAAGTGCTGCATTGGGCCTTGATTTGAGCTTTGTGACACATGTATTTTTAATGGAACCAATATGGGACAGGAG CATGGAGGAACAAGTTGTTAGTCGTGCTCATCGTATGGGTGCTACTCGTCCAATACACGTGGAAACTCTAGCAATGCGTGGTACAATTGAAGAGCAAATGCTGGAGTTCTTACAG TTCTCgtcttttgttctttttatcGCTCCTCTTTCCCTGTGGTCGTGTGTTTGTTTGTCTCTATGGTTGGGTGGGCAATGTGCATGTATGACCCCTACTTTCTTGCAATATATGTATGTTTCtatagtttatttatacttttttGAAATTCTAAGGTTTCAATATTAG
- the LOC126627655 gene encoding F-box protein At3g54460-like isoform X2: MDDDTSSFSDHKLCGFLCAVLTVTSSPDPRQTPPFGTRFQISQSDVNFTSPNGVVLSPVDSIPSADVIPVQDSKQCEVLVRELGRKRRNPEAGLKNVGMRRSRRSIGLVHGSISVVHQLHALVVNKCLMIDARLVRVEAGVSGEVRAVVLVDVYLPIALLAGWQFPRSGSIAGALFRHLSSDWGERSAMLNSGDYLENTLGANRSIWNLSDCHVFGCKLHHNFTDTSKKRLFELHEIFKSLPSVAKTGKAGSSRIQSCDDSCRSGICEISDDILLNILAALNPTDLVRVSATCCHLRLLAVSIMPCMKLKLFPHQQAAVEWMLQRERNADILPHPLYSSFSTEDGFSFYINTISGKIDTGVAPTVNDFHGGMFCDEPGLGKTITALSLILKTQGTLANPPVGVHVNWCTHNGDPRSGYYELNGDYVADRRMLMEKRDSGQNSQNYIWDSKYQRSKRARLVLHDEKITGFNNSCPGPYGKGMETPAAAYSDPAVGGVRCTRSLSGISKNLFPTFEGASSNASKSSRKRRPRKVKADKYDYKDSWVQCDACCKWRKLPASIADASEAWFCSMNADPFYQSCSVPEEAWDNCLPITHLLGFCTKGTIGGEEQNVRFFVSVLKEHYALINSITKKSLIWLTNLSPDKLSAMETNGLRSPFMSTCVAPGEDAHGFQKIFQAFGLKRRVEKGVNRWFYPRNLDNMSFDVAALRIALCSPLDSVRLYLSRATLIVVPSNLVDHWNTQIQKHVRPGHLRVYVWNDNRKPSAHSLAWDYDVVITTFNRLSAEWGLRKKSAMMQVHWLRVMLDEGHTLGSSLSLTNKMQMAVSLMASNRWILTGTPTPNTPNSQLSHLQPLLKFLHEEAYGQNHKSWEAGILRPFEAKMEEGQSRLLHLLHRCMISARKVDLLAIPPCIKKVTYLDFTEEHARSYNELVVTVRRNILMADWNDPSHVESLLNPKQWKFRSATIGNVRLSCCVAGHIKVTEAGEDIQETMDILVENGLDPMSEEYAYIKYYLVYGGNCVRCKEWCRLPVITPCRHLLCLDCVALDSERCTFPGCGNLYEMQTPDELARPENLNPKWPVPKDLIELQPSYKQDNWDPDWQSTSSSKVAYIVEKLKALQEANRKFFCPPDCNDNSLHTENILSEISDSKGSMQIHDFKMSTKTQETNLEKVLVFSQFLEHIHVIEQQLAIAGIKYAGMYSPLHASNKMKSLAMFQHDPSCTVLLMDGSAALGLDLSFVTHVFLMEPIWDRSMEEQVVSRAHRMGATRPIHVETLAMRGTIEEQMLEFLQDADECRRFLKEEAGKSEPVGARTQRSLHDFAESNYLSHLSFVRTNSKM, translated from the exons ATGGATGACGATACGTCGTCGTTCTCCGACCACAAGCTCTGCGGCTTCCTCTGCGCCGTTCTCACTGTCACTTCCTCCCCGGATCCCCGCCAAACCCCACCTTTCGGCACCCGCTTTCAAATTTCCCAGTCCGACGTCAATTTCACTTCCCCAAACGGCGTCGTCCTCTCCCCCGTGGACTCAATTCCCTCAGCCGATGTCATCCCGGTTCAGGACTCCAAGCAATGCGAGGTTCTGGTTCGGGAATTggggaggaagaggaggaaccCGGAGGCGGGGTTGAAGAATGTTGGGATGAGGAGGAGCAGGAGGAGCATAGGGCTGGTGCACGGGAGCATTAGCGTGGTGCACCAGCTCCACGCATTGGTTGTGAACAAGTGCTTGATGATCGATGCTCGGTTGGTTCGGGTTGAGGCTGGAGTCAGTGGAGAGGTCAGGGCTGTGGTGCTGGTCGATGTCTATCTCCCAATTGCATTGCTGGCTGGCTGGCAGTTCCCGAGATCCGGCTCCATCGCCGGAGCTCTGTTTCGACATTTGAG TTCTGACTGGGGAGAGAGAAGCGCAATGCTCAACAGCGGAGATTATCTTGAAAATACTTTAGGAGCTAACAGAAGCATATGGAATCTTTCAGATTGTCACGTTTTCGGTTGCAAGCTGCATCATAATTTCACGGATACTTCAAAGAAAAGGCTATTTGAACTTCACGAAATTTTTAAGAGCTTACCTAGTGTTGCAAAAACAGGAAAAGCTGGTTCTTCTAGAATACAATCCTGTGACGACTCTTGCAGATCTGGTATTTGTGAGATATCTGATGACATTTTACTTAATATTCTAGCTGCACTTAACCCAACTGACCTTGTTAGGGTGTCTGCAACCTGCTGCCATCTGAGACTGTTGGCCGTCTCAATCATGCCATGcatgaaacttaaacttttTCCTCATCAGCAGGCAGCAGTAGAGTGGATGCTACAGCGTGAGAGAAATGCTGACATCCTGCCACATCCTTTGTACTCGTCTTTCTCAACTGAAGATGGATTTTCTTTCTACATAAACACCATCTCTGGGAAAATAGACACTGGGGTAGCTCCCACTGTGAATGATTTTCATGGGGGAATGTTCTGTGATGAGCCCGGATTAGGCAAGACTATAACTGCTCTTTCCCTTATTCTAAAGACACAGGGAACACTGGCAAATCCACCAGTCGGGGTACATGTCAACTGGTGTACACATAATGGTGACCCAAGAAGTGGTTATTATGAGCTTAATGGTGATTATGTTGCTGACAGGAGGATGCTTATGGAAAAGAGGGACAGCGGTCAGAATTCTCAAAATTATATTTGGGATTCCAAATACCAACGATCCAAAAGAGCCAGGCTAGTTCTTCATGATGAGAAAATTACAGGATTTAATAATTCATGTCCTGGACCTTATGGTAAAGGAATGGAAACACCAGCAGCTGCATACTCCGATCCAGCAGTGGGTGGGGTTCGATGCACCAGGAGCTTGAGCGGCATCAGTAAAAATCTTTTTCCCACATTTGAAGGTGCATCTAGCAATGCGAGCAAAAGTTCTAGGAAAAGGAGGCCTAGGAAGGTTAAGGCAGATAAGTATGATTATAAGGACTCCTGGGTTCAGTGTGATGCTTGCTGCAAGTGGCGGAAGCTTCCAGCTAGTATTGCTGATGCTAGTGAAGCATGGTTTTGTAGCATGAATGCTGATCCTTTCTACCAAAGTTGTAGCGTTCCTGAAGAAGCCTGGGATAATTGCCTTCCAATAACACATTTACTGGGATTTTGCACAAAAGGAACCATTGGAGGAGAGGAACAAAATGTTCGTTTCTTCGTTAGTGTGCTTAAAGAGCATTATGCGTTGATAAATTCCATAACAAAGAAATCCTTAATTTGGTTGACTAACCTTTCTCCTGACAAGCTCTCGGCAATGGAGACAAATGGTTTGCGAAGTCCTTTCATGAGCACTTGCGTGGCGCCTGGTGAAGATGCCCATGGGtttcaaaaaatatttcaagCATTTGGTCTCAAAAGAAGAGTAGAAAAGGGTGTTAATAGGTGGTTTTACCCACGAAATCTTGACAATATGAGTTTTGACGTTGCTGCTCTCAGAATTGCTCTTTGTTCACCATTGGATTCAGTCAGGCTATATCTTTCTAGGGCAACCCTAATTGTTGTTCCATCAAATTTAGTTGATCATTGGAACACTCAAATTCAGAAGCATGTAAGGCCTGGTCATCTACGAGTTTACGTTTGGAATGATAATAGGAAGCCTTCTGCACACAGTCTGGCCTGGGACTATGATGTTGTCATAACCACATTCAACCGTTTAAGTGCAGAGTGGGGCCTTCGGAAGAAAAGTGCAATGATGCAAGTGCACTGGCTTAGAGTCATGCTAGATGAGGGGCACACTCTTGGCTCAAGTCTTAGCTTGACAAACAAAATGCAGATGGCAGTTTCATTGATGGCTTCAAACCGTTGGATATTGACTGGAACTCCAACTCCTAATACACCCAACAGTCAACTCTCACATCTTCAACCATTGCTCAAGTTCCTTCACGAGGAAGCTTATGGGCAGAATCATAAATCATGGGAAGCTGGGATTCTTAGGCCTTTTGAAGCAAAGATGGAAGAAGGACAATCACGTTTGTTGCATTTACTGCATAGGTGTATGATTAGTGCAAGAAAGGTAGATTTGCTGGCTATCCCACCCTGCATCAAGAAAGTTACTTATCTTGATTTTACCGAGGAACATGCAAGAAGTTACAACGAATTGGTAGTTACAGTGCGGCGTAATATATTAATGGCTGACTGGAACGATCCTTCTCATGTTGAGAGTCTTTTGAATCCAAAGCAATGGAAGTTTCGAAGTGCAACTATTGGAAATGTCAGGCTATCGTGCTGCGTGGCTGGGCATATAAAAGTAACAGAAGCTGGTGAAGATATTCAGGAAACGATGGATATTCTAGTTGAGAATGGTCTAGATCCCATGTCAGAGGAGTATGCTTATATAAAATATTATCTTGTTTACGGCGGCAACTGTGTGAG gTGCAAGGAATGGTGTCGGTTACCTGTCATTACGCCATGTAGGCATCTTTTGTGCCTCGATTGTGTTGCTTTGGACAGTGAACGGTGTACATTTCCTGGCTGTGGCAATTTATATGAGATGCAAACTCCTGATGAATTAGCTCGACCAGAAAATCTCAATCCAAAATGGCCTGTTCCTAAAGATCTTATTGAGCTACAACCCTCATATAAACAG GATAACTGGGATCCTGATTGGCAGTCAACATCTAGCAGTAAAGTCGCCTATATTGTAGAGAAATTGAAAGCATTGCAGGAAGCTAACAGAAAATTTTTTTGCCCTCCAGATTGCAATGATAATTCCTTGCACACTGAAAATATACTGTCTGAGATAAGTGATTCAAAAGGATCAATGCAAATCCACGACTTTAAAATGAGCACCAAGACTCAAGAGACAAACTTGGAAAAAGTTTTGGTATTTTCTCAATTTCTTGAGCATATACATGTTATTGAACAGCAG TTGGCGATTGCTGGTATTAAATATGCTGGGATGTATAGCCCATTGCATGCTAGCAACAAG ATGAAGTCATTGGCCATGTTCCAGCATGATCCTAGTTGCACAGTTCTTTTGATGGATGGAAGTGCTGCATTGGGCCTTGATTTGAGCTTTGTGACACATGTATTTTTAATGGAACCAATATGGGACAGGAG CATGGAGGAACAAGTTGTTAGTCGTGCTCATCGTATGGGTGCTACTCGTCCAATACACGTGGAAACTCTAGCAATGCGTGGTACAATTGAAGAGCAAATGCTGGAGTTCTTACAG GATGCTGATGAGTGCAGAAGATTTTTAAAGGAAGAGGCTGGAAAATCTGAACCTGTAGGGGCACGAACTCAGCGTTCGTTACATGATTTTGCCGAGAGCAATTATCTGTCTCATCTTAGCTTTGTGCGGACAAATTCAAAGATGTAA